In Stieleria varia, one genomic interval encodes:
- a CDS encoding sirohydrochlorin chelatase: MAEPAPAGVMLIGHGTRDTEGTEQFFQLACQLDAVLGRRDVPLPLAACLLEFQEPTISQAWDALVARGVKHIHVAPLLLFAAGHARDDIPKALATCQQRNPDVTWDQAGPISRHGAILDLLERRIGEVTGRLDGLELDRTALVMVGRGSFHPCAQADMRVLTEVLARRMNFAVHRTAFYAMAEPKLPEVLSAVATDDITDVIVQPHLLFQGRLFDAIAEQVAEAGQRYRGVRFHVAGYLGPERAIAQAIHDRVLCTLGFLA; this comes from the coding sequence ATGGCTGAGCCCGCTCCGGCGGGCGTGATGCTGATCGGCCACGGGACGCGTGACACAGAGGGCACGGAGCAGTTCTTTCAATTGGCTTGCCAGCTTGATGCGGTGCTGGGCCGGCGTGATGTTCCGTTGCCTCTGGCGGCTTGTTTGTTGGAGTTTCAAGAACCCACGATCAGCCAAGCCTGGGATGCCCTCGTTGCTCGGGGTGTGAAACACATCCACGTGGCGCCGCTGCTGTTGTTTGCCGCGGGACATGCTCGCGACGACATCCCAAAGGCATTGGCTACGTGCCAGCAACGCAACCCCGACGTGACTTGGGATCAAGCAGGCCCGATCTCGCGTCACGGTGCGATCCTGGATCTGTTGGAAAGACGGATCGGTGAAGTCACCGGTCGGTTGGACGGTTTGGAACTTGATCGGACCGCATTGGTGATGGTCGGCCGAGGCAGCTTTCACCCCTGTGCCCAAGCCGACATGCGAGTGCTGACGGAAGTGCTGGCTCGCCGTATGAACTTTGCCGTCCATCGAACGGCTTTTTACGCGATGGCCGAGCCGAAGCTGCCGGAAGTGCTCAGCGCGGTGGCGACGGACGACATCACGGATGTGATCGTTCAACCGCACCTGCTATTTCAAGGGCGTTTGTTCGACGCAATTGCTGAGCAAGTAGCCGAAGCGGGGCAGAGGTACCGCGGTGTCCGTTTCCACGTGGCGGGGTACTTGGGGCCAGAGCGAGCGATCGCGCAAGCCATCCATGATCGTGTTTTATGTACGTTAGGCTTTCTAGCCTGA
- a CDS encoding DUF1552 domain-containing protein — translation MPRTSNGNGLNRRDFLMRLGVSAAAAQLLVGLPSLGWAASSSRRRRLVFVFSPNGVIPDHFWPDTKAPELDFKRILKPLEKFKDQVLTMHGLNNRIKGDGDGHMRGIGCLLTGIELFPGDVQGGSDTPAGWSMGISIDQHLKNLLQADPTTQTRFGSLEFGVMVPERADTWTRMSYAGANQPVAPISDPYQMFDKLYGQTSNQKLLASVLDDLAGDFKKVESMISAEDRQMLHRHLDMVRSVEKELKTELAAATKNDGVSHAVPVLPPNIEEQNDNMPEITRMQIELLVNSFAADFARIATFQITNSVGQPRMRWLGIDEGHHGLSHEPDSNEAAYEKLIQINTWYAEQVAAMAQRFAETPDPSGHGSMLDNTTIVWTNELGKGNSHTRDNIPFVFVGGGLDFKTGQALEMGGVPHNRLLMTIAESFGFPTPSFGNPDHCGDGVLTGLS, via the coding sequence ATGCCACGAACATCCAACGGAAACGGTTTGAACCGACGCGACTTCCTGATGCGATTGGGCGTCAGCGCCGCGGCCGCACAACTTTTGGTCGGACTGCCCAGCTTGGGATGGGCCGCCAGTTCCTCGCGTCGGCGTCGTCTCGTTTTTGTGTTCAGCCCCAACGGCGTGATCCCCGATCACTTTTGGCCTGACACCAAAGCACCGGAGTTGGATTTCAAACGGATCTTGAAACCGCTGGAGAAGTTCAAAGATCAAGTGCTGACGATGCACGGTTTGAACAACCGCATCAAAGGTGACGGCGATGGGCACATGCGTGGCATCGGATGTTTGCTGACCGGTATCGAGTTGTTCCCCGGCGACGTTCAAGGCGGCAGTGATACGCCGGCGGGTTGGTCGATGGGGATCTCGATCGATCAACACCTCAAGAATCTGTTGCAGGCCGATCCGACGACGCAGACCCGATTCGGATCGCTGGAGTTCGGCGTGATGGTTCCCGAACGTGCGGACACATGGACTCGTATGTCTTATGCCGGCGCGAATCAGCCAGTCGCACCGATCAGTGATCCCTACCAAATGTTCGACAAACTGTACGGACAAACGAGCAACCAAAAACTGCTGGCAAGTGTCCTGGACGACTTGGCTGGCGATTTCAAGAAAGTCGAGTCGATGATCTCGGCAGAAGACCGCCAAATGTTGCACCGGCACTTGGACATGGTCCGATCGGTCGAGAAAGAACTGAAGACGGAGCTGGCAGCAGCAACGAAGAACGATGGTGTCTCGCATGCCGTCCCCGTGTTGCCACCAAACATCGAAGAACAAAACGACAACATGCCTGAGATCACTCGGATGCAGATCGAGTTGCTGGTCAACTCCTTCGCCGCCGACTTTGCCCGCATCGCGACGTTCCAGATCACCAACAGCGTCGGTCAACCACGCATGCGATGGCTGGGAATCGATGAAGGCCACCACGGATTGTCTCACGAACCGGATTCAAACGAAGCAGCTTATGAGAAGCTGATCCAGATCAACACGTGGTACGCCGAGCAAGTCGCGGCGATGGCACAACGGTTTGCCGAAACCCCTGACCCCTCTGGTCACGGCAGCATGCTGGACAACACAACGATCGTCTGGACGAACGAATTGGGCAAAGGAAACTCGCACACGCGAGACAACATTCCGTTCGTATTCGTCGGCGGCGGGTTGGATTTCAAGACCGGCCAGGCGTTGGAGATGGGTGGCGTGCCGCACAATCGGTTGTTGATGACGATTGCCGAGTCGTTCGGCTTCCCAACCCCATCCTTCGGCAACCCCGACCACTGCGGCGACGGAGTCCTCACCGGCCTGAGCTGA
- the tnpA gene encoding IS200/IS605 family transposase, whose protein sequence is MFWKARQTSQLRSSDRPEEVEHVSSTHTNLLFHIVFSTKYRRDLITPEIQPRLYEYIGGIVRDQHGSLLEIGGIANHVHLLAKLSPRIAFSDAIRVVKANSSKWLNETFQPKHTFRWQRGYGAFSVSLSSVPAVTQYIQNQESHHTKRTFEDEYRAMLIRHGIQFEERYLFEDEHFQ, encoded by the coding sequence ATGTTTTGGAAAGCCCGTCAGACCAGCCAGCTGCGGAGCAGCGACAGACCCGAGGAGGTAGAGCACGTGTCCAGCACCCACACAAACCTTTTGTTTCATATCGTTTTCAGCACCAAATATCGTCGCGATTTGATCACACCGGAGATTCAACCTCGTCTCTATGAGTACATCGGCGGCATAGTCCGGGATCAGCACGGTTCATTGCTGGAAATCGGTGGCATTGCCAATCACGTTCATTTACTCGCAAAGCTCAGTCCTCGAATAGCATTCTCTGACGCAATACGTGTTGTGAAAGCAAACTCAAGCAAGTGGCTGAATGAAACCTTTCAACCGAAGCACACTTTTCGATGGCAGCGCGGCTACGGCGCTTTTTCGGTAAGCCTTTCGTCCGTTCCAGCAGTCACGCAGTACATACAAAATCAAGAGAGTCACCACACCAAGCGGACTTTTGAAGATGAGTACCGCGCGATGTTGATACGCCACGGCATCCAGTTTGAGGAGCGGTACCTGTTTGAAGACGAGCACTTTCAGTGA
- the aspS gene encoding aspartate--tRNA ligase yields the protein MLRTHTCGQLRKSDVGTEVTLCGWVENKRDHGGAVFIDLRDRYGLTQVVIGPPEATAAQIENVGRVPAESVILIRGTVSDRLEGKSNAKLATGDIEVRCNEFEILNTCQTPPFTPGQSELPGEDLRLKYRFLDLRRSDMQRSLFLRSKIIKIMRDYFAEHDFVDVETPILGRSTPEGARDYLVPSRVHPGSFYALPQSPQLYKQILMVAGFDRYVQVAKCFRDEDLRADRQPEFTQLDLEMSFVDSDDIMGLIDGLVARTAKEVHGKDIQLPLPRMTYDEAMRRFGHDAPDLRFGMEITDVTEVAKKTEFRVFRATADAGNFVRGLRVENAAEQYSRRQIDELTNFVKDFGAKGLAWFRVEADGSLWSPVAKNFEAEHLDEIKSLMGGQPGDLLMFLADTWEVTCKGLNALRKRLGAELKLYDDDALHCSWVTEFPMFEKDEESGRWNAMHHPFTAPLKSDLEKLGSEPQACRAQAYDLVINGSEAGGGTIRIHDQATQSQVFGLLGIDEATAEDRFGFLLNALRFGAPPHGGIALGIDRWVMLFAGLDNIREVIAFPKTQKASDLMTEAPGNVDDAQLAELHLRTVLPKPKA from the coding sequence GTGCTACGCACTCATACCTGCGGACAACTCCGTAAATCCGACGTCGGAACCGAAGTCACCCTTTGCGGCTGGGTCGAGAACAAACGCGACCACGGCGGCGCGGTCTTCATCGACCTTCGCGACCGCTACGGCTTGACCCAAGTCGTCATCGGGCCGCCCGAAGCCACCGCGGCGCAAATCGAAAACGTCGGTCGCGTCCCCGCCGAAAGCGTGATTCTGATCCGCGGCACCGTCTCCGATCGCTTGGAAGGCAAATCCAACGCGAAACTTGCCACCGGGGATATCGAAGTCCGTTGCAACGAGTTCGAGATCCTGAACACCTGCCAAACCCCTCCCTTCACCCCCGGCCAATCCGAGCTGCCCGGCGAAGACCTGCGGTTGAAATACCGCTTCCTGGACCTGCGTCGCAGCGACATGCAGCGGTCCCTGTTTCTTCGCAGCAAGATCATCAAGATCATGCGGGACTACTTCGCCGAACACGATTTCGTCGATGTCGAAACGCCGATTCTCGGACGCAGCACTCCAGAAGGCGCCCGCGACTATTTGGTTCCCAGCCGCGTTCACCCCGGCAGCTTCTACGCGCTGCCCCAGTCGCCCCAGCTCTACAAACAGATCCTGATGGTCGCCGGTTTCGACCGCTATGTCCAAGTCGCCAAGTGTTTTCGCGACGAAGACCTGCGGGCCGACCGCCAACCCGAGTTCACCCAACTCGACTTGGAAATGTCGTTCGTCGATTCTGATGACATCATGGGCTTGATCGATGGGCTGGTCGCACGCACGGCCAAGGAAGTCCACGGCAAGGACATCCAACTGCCGCTACCTCGCATGACGTACGACGAAGCCATGCGGCGATTCGGGCACGACGCGCCGGACTTGCGATTCGGCATGGAGATCACCGACGTGACCGAAGTCGCAAAGAAGACCGAGTTCCGCGTCTTCCGCGCCACCGCCGATGCGGGCAACTTCGTCCGCGGCCTCCGAGTCGAAAACGCAGCCGAACAGTACTCGCGTCGCCAGATCGATGAACTGACGAACTTCGTCAAAGATTTCGGAGCAAAGGGACTCGCTTGGTTCCGCGTCGAAGCCGATGGGTCGCTGTGGAGCCCCGTGGCAAAGAACTTTGAAGCAGAACACTTGGACGAAATCAAATCCCTGATGGGCGGCCAACCAGGCGACTTGCTGATGTTCCTGGCCGATACGTGGGAAGTTACCTGTAAAGGACTGAACGCACTGCGCAAACGGCTCGGTGCTGAACTGAAACTTTACGACGACGACGCACTGCACTGCAGTTGGGTGACTGAGTTCCCGATGTTCGAAAAGGACGAAGAGTCGGGACGCTGGAACGCCATGCACCATCCCTTCACCGCGCCGCTGAAAAGCGATCTGGAAAAGTTGGGCAGCGAGCCGCAAGCCTGTCGCGCCCAAGCCTATGACTTGGTCATCAACGGTAGCGAAGCCGGCGGGGGCACGATCCGGATTCACGATCAAGCCACCCAGTCGCAAGTGTTCGGGTTGCTGGGAATCGACGAAGCGACCGCGGAAGATCGCTTCGGGTTCTTGCTCAACGCATTACGATTCGGAGCGCCACCACACGGCGGTATCGCCCTGGGAATCGACCGCTGGGTAATGCTCTTCGCCGGCTTGGACAACATCCGCGAAGTCATCGCGTTCCCCAAGACGCAAAAGGCATCGGATTTGATGACCGAAGCCCCCGGCAACGTGGACGACGCCCAGCTGGCCGAGCTGCATTTACGTACGGTGCTGCCAAAACCGAAGGCATAA
- a CDS encoding glutathione peroxidase, whose translation MTQAEPHAKPHEGEHECALDFKAKNIDGKEVDLEDYEGKVVLIVNTASKCGLTPQYAGLQKMYEKYEDKGFVILGFPCNQFGRQEPGSANDIKEFCSSNYSVTFPMFDKVDVNGDEAAPIYKYLTSKDVKPKGKGTVTWNFEKFLIDREGNLIARFEPRTAPDDAELVKAVEAELGK comes from the coding sequence ATGACCCAAGCCGAACCGCACGCCAAGCCGCACGAGGGGGAGCACGAGTGCGCCCTGGATTTCAAAGCCAAGAACATCGACGGCAAAGAAGTCGATCTGGAGGACTATGAGGGCAAAGTCGTCTTGATCGTCAACACGGCCAGCAAGTGCGGCTTGACCCCTCAATACGCCGGTCTGCAAAAGATGTATGAGAAGTATGAGGACAAGGGCTTCGTCATCCTCGGCTTCCCCTGCAACCAGTTCGGTCGCCAAGAACCCGGCTCGGCCAACGACATCAAGGAATTCTGCTCCAGCAATTACAGTGTCACCTTTCCCATGTTTGACAAAGTAGACGTCAACGGTGACGAAGCCGCACCGATCTACAAGTACTTGACCAGCAAGGACGTCAAGCCAAAGGGCAAAGGCACCGTGACCTGGAACTTTGAAAAATTCCTCATCGACCGCGAAGGAAACTTGATCGCTCGATTCGAGCCACGGACCGCTCCCGATGATGCGGAGTTGGTGAAAGCCGTCGAAGCCGAATTGGGTAAGTAA
- a CDS encoding heavy-metal-associated domain-containing protein, whose amino-acid sequence MRSVVYGVAILAAAGIMYVVAQTPSDPATNQETAVATSVTQPATVEPSAEQLTKVTLSVPDMMCPHGCYPSIKERLESSDDIVSVELGPQKVEGEIDNRQIIVTHKESFNVDDAIAQLETIGFKNASVVQ is encoded by the coding sequence ATGCGTTCGGTCGTCTACGGAGTCGCCATCTTGGCTGCAGCCGGAATCATGTATGTCGTCGCCCAAACACCCTCTGACCCGGCTACCAACCAGGAAACCGCGGTCGCAACGAGCGTGACCCAGCCCGCGACGGTGGAGCCATCCGCCGAACAACTCACCAAGGTCACCTTGAGCGTCCCCGACATGATGTGCCCACATGGTTGCTACCCGTCGATCAAGGAACGATTGGAGTCCTCCGATGACATCGTGTCCGTCGAACTGGGGCCACAGAAGGTCGAGGGTGAGATCGACAATCGTCAAATCATCGTGACGCACAAAGAGAGCTTCAACGTCGACGACGCGATCGCCCAGTTGGAGACGATCGGATTCAAGAACGCGAGCGTCGTGCAGTGA
- a CDS encoding IS4 family transposase translates to MASWIKDELRTLDLGDKRRERRVALILEQQSEIAESTPSACKDNAKLEATYRLVNNRNIPVDGILKAHNDASIARTAEQPVVILSQDTTVCDLTKPQRQVRGAGPLESRDKFGFFLHPLYAITEDGLVLGTVDQCIWTRDDIKTDLNKTEKVNLRRQQAFEEKESYRWLEMFQSGEQIALAHPQTHYIGVSDSESDIYELLAQTDDLAANYDYVIRGCQDRTVLDQGETRTISEVMQETEFQFQREIDLSERKSLIIGETRARRMSRSARVASISIRARQVTLRGPARPGGRAPDVTINVVEAVETDAPEGEEPIRWLLFTSLPISTISEIERVIGSYCRRWDIELYFKTLKSGMKIEKLKYEQIDTYVRAVTLLMITGFRVEQLKTANRVCPQVSCERFYDASFWKATYLVVFAGREVPETPPTIGEWMLVVAKLGGYLDKKGQGPPGSTTIWRGMRKIESYHEAFLAYKRLIGDV, encoded by the coding sequence ATGGCAAGCTGGATAAAAGATGAGCTTCGGACTTTGGATTTAGGTGATAAGCGGCGGGAGCGACGTGTCGCCCTGATTCTTGAGCAACAGTCCGAGATTGCCGAATCTACGCCCAGTGCGTGTAAGGACAACGCGAAACTTGAGGCAACCTACCGTTTGGTAAACAATCGAAATATCCCTGTGGACGGCATTCTCAAAGCCCACAATGATGCTTCAATCGCTCGCACCGCCGAGCAACCGGTCGTCATCCTATCCCAGGATACCACCGTCTGTGATCTCACCAAACCACAGCGGCAAGTCCGCGGGGCCGGGCCGTTGGAGAGTCGGGACAAATTCGGTTTCTTTCTGCACCCACTCTATGCGATCACCGAGGATGGACTTGTTCTGGGCACGGTCGATCAGTGCATTTGGACGCGTGATGACATCAAGACGGATCTGAACAAAACAGAAAAAGTCAACCTGCGACGCCAGCAAGCCTTTGAAGAAAAAGAAAGCTACCGTTGGCTGGAGATGTTTCAAAGTGGCGAGCAAATCGCACTGGCTCATCCCCAGACGCACTACATTGGCGTCTCGGACAGCGAGTCTGATATTTATGAATTGCTAGCGCAAACCGATGATCTGGCGGCCAACTATGACTACGTCATTCGTGGTTGCCAAGATCGCACAGTGCTCGATCAAGGTGAAACCAGGACGATCTCCGAAGTGATGCAGGAGACGGAGTTTCAGTTTCAGCGTGAAATCGATTTAAGCGAGCGAAAGTCATTAATTATCGGAGAAACGCGTGCTCGTCGGATGAGTCGCAGTGCCCGGGTAGCATCGATTTCGATTCGTGCCCGGCAGGTCACTTTACGCGGCCCGGCACGCCCTGGTGGTCGTGCTCCCGACGTGACGATCAATGTTGTCGAGGCCGTCGAAACGGACGCACCCGAAGGCGAAGAGCCGATCCGCTGGTTACTTTTTACATCGCTCCCCATTTCGACGATCTCGGAAATCGAACGAGTCATTGGTTCTTATTGTCGCCGCTGGGACATCGAACTGTATTTCAAGACGCTCAAGAGCGGCATGAAGATTGAGAAGCTGAAGTACGAGCAGATCGATACATACGTGCGTGCGGTGACGCTTTTGATGATCACTGGGTTTCGAGTCGAGCAACTCAAGACCGCCAATCGAGTTTGTCCGCAAGTCAGTTGCGAGCGTTTCTACGATGCCAGTTTTTGGAAGGCGACGTACCTCGTGGTCTTTGCCGGACGTGAGGTTCCCGAAACACCTCCCACGATCGGCGAATGGATGCTGGTGGTCGCCAAGCTTGGCGGCTATCTGGACAAGAAAGGCCAAGGCCCGCCCGGCTCCACAACGATCTGGCGAGGAATGCGGAAAATCGAGTCGTACCACGAAGCTTTCCTCGCCTACAAAAGGCTCATCGGAGATGTGTAG
- a CDS encoding MFS transporter produces the protein MENRKKLLTAGFLTLIAAGIGFAVRAGLLDIWSKQYGFTMTELGQITGGGLLGFGLVILAAGLLVDKIGYKPLLVIAFACHLISAVMLFSATPVFNALGKDAVYSILFWSAFIFAVGNGICEAVINPLTATLFPAQKTHYLNILHAGWPAGLVIGGLIVFLKGSIGWEILLATYLIPVAMYGFISLKEAFPQTDAQQGSISYAGMFSNLIGPFFIILLLAHACVGYVELGTDSWINKITGGILKSVELGTALFIYTSLLMTALRFFAGPIVHKISSLGLLLISAVTGAVGLYLISIGDSTPFMFFAATVYALGKTFLWPTMLGVVGERFPQSATVAMALMGFVGMTSAGLLGGPGIGYKQDYFASQYIQENAKETYERVKAPNANQFLFFPEITGIDGSKAGMLSDNGEAVLSDVEIAGDRIQEDEFKGLRAQAEWWEANKEFADVDAGPVAEATLHGSRMAIRVTALVPAAMAILYLILLLGFKAPKDGHTEEAEEIAQTGPAEY, from the coding sequence ATGGAAAACCGGAAAAAGCTTCTTACCGCAGGGTTCCTGACCCTGATTGCTGCAGGGATCGGATTTGCCGTCCGTGCGGGTTTGTTGGACATCTGGTCCAAACAGTACGGCTTCACAATGACTGAGCTGGGCCAAATCACCGGTGGGGGGTTGCTCGGTTTCGGCCTGGTGATCCTGGCCGCCGGATTGTTGGTCGACAAGATCGGATACAAACCCCTTCTTGTGATCGCGTTTGCCTGTCACCTGATTTCAGCCGTGATGCTTTTCTCGGCGACTCCCGTCTTCAATGCACTGGGCAAGGACGCGGTTTACAGCATTCTATTTTGGTCGGCGTTCATTTTCGCAGTCGGTAACGGGATCTGCGAAGCCGTGATCAACCCTTTGACCGCGACCTTGTTTCCCGCTCAGAAGACTCACTATCTGAACATTCTGCACGCAGGATGGCCCGCCGGTCTGGTCATCGGTGGTCTGATCGTTTTTCTTAAGGGCAGCATCGGCTGGGAAATCCTGCTGGCGACTTACTTGATTCCCGTCGCGATGTACGGGTTCATCTCGCTCAAGGAAGCGTTCCCGCAAACGGATGCCCAACAGGGTTCGATTTCCTACGCGGGCATGTTCTCCAACCTGATCGGGCCGTTCTTTATTATCTTGTTGCTTGCTCACGCATGCGTCGGTTATGTGGAGCTGGGAACCGATAGCTGGATCAACAAAATCACAGGCGGAATTCTCAAGAGCGTTGAACTGGGAACAGCCCTGTTCATTTACACGTCTCTGTTGATGACCGCACTGCGTTTCTTTGCCGGTCCGATCGTCCACAAGATCAGCTCACTCGGGCTGCTGCTTATCAGTGCCGTTACCGGTGCCGTCGGTCTGTACCTGATCAGCATCGGCGACAGCACACCGTTCATGTTCTTTGCCGCTACGGTCTACGCACTGGGCAAGACATTCCTGTGGCCGACCATGCTCGGTGTGGTTGGCGAACGTTTCCCTCAAAGTGCCACCGTGGCAATGGCCTTGATGGGCTTTGTCGGAATGACATCTGCCGGATTGTTGGGCGGACCTGGTATCGGTTACAAGCAAGACTACTTTGCTTCTCAGTACATCCAGGAAAACGCCAAGGAAACTTATGAGCGAGTTAAAGCTCCCAATGCCAATCAGTTCTTGTTCTTTCCGGAAATCACCGGCATCGATGGCTCCAAGGCTGGGATGTTGAGCGACAACGGCGAAGCGGTACTTTCCGACGTTGAAATCGCCGGCGATCGCATTCAAGAGGACGAATTCAAAGGTTTGCGAGCCCAAGCTGAGTGGTGGGAAGCAAACAAAGAGTTCGCCGATGTCGATGCGGGACCCGTTGCCGAAGCAACCTTGCACGGTAGCAGGATGGCGATTCGCGTGACTGCCTTGGTACCGGCCGCCATGGCGATTCTCTACCTGATCCTACTGCTGGGATTCAAAGCTCCCAAGGACGGGCACACCGAGGAAGCCGAGGAAATCGCCCAAACCGGCCCTGCGGAGTATTGA
- a CDS encoding thymidine kinase: MAKLYFYYSAMNAGKSTVLLQCSHNYRERGMNTLILLPEIDTRVAAGKVTSRIGLQADAVTFNTADNLLSLITDLRSKGSLNCVLVDEAQFLTRQQVRQLSDVCDLLDIPVMAYGLRTDFQGNLFEGSENLLAWADTLSEIKTICHCGRKATMVLRIDDRGRPIKDGQQIQIGGNERYVSVCRKHFKDGMSERARDELPLWND, translated from the coding sequence ATGGCCAAGCTCTATTTCTATTACTCCGCCATGAACGCGGGGAAGTCAACCGTGCTGCTGCAGTGCAGCCACAATTACCGCGAACGCGGGATGAACACGCTGATTCTGCTGCCGGAAATCGACACCCGGGTGGCCGCCGGCAAGGTGACTTCGCGAATCGGGCTACAAGCCGACGCGGTGACGTTCAACACGGCGGACAATCTGCTGTCTTTGATCACCGATCTACGCTCCAAAGGTTCCTTGAACTGTGTGCTGGTGGACGAAGCCCAGTTTTTGACCCGCCAGCAAGTGCGACAATTGAGCGATGTCTGTGACTTGCTGGACATCCCGGTGATGGCCTACGGGCTGCGAACGGACTTCCAAGGCAACCTGTTCGAGGGAAGCGAGAATCTGTTGGCTTGGGCGGACACTTTGTCGGAGATCAAAACGATCTGCCACTGCGGCCGCAAAGCCACAATGGTGCTGCGGATCGATGACCGCGGCCGCCCAATCAAAGACGGCCAACAGATTCAAATCGGCGGCAACGAACGCTACGTGTCGGTATGCCGCAAACATTTCAAAGACGGAATGTCCGAACGAGCCCGCGACGAACTCCCGCTGTGGAACGATTAG